In Opitutaceae bacterium TAV5, one genomic interval encodes:
- a CDS encoding preprotein translocase TatA yields MTLDLPLLAGFMGIGGTELIVILVIVLLLFGGAKLPALARGLGQSIKEFKKAQVMDEDDDDDEDGNDRKKKTGSPKLASTSKKAPSDN; encoded by the coding sequence ATGACTCTTGATCTCCCCCTCCTCGCAGGGTTTATGGGCATCGGCGGTACCGAGCTGATTGTCATCCTCGTCATTGTGCTTCTGCTCTTTGGCGGTGCCAAATTGCCGGCGCTGGCCCGCGGTCTGGGTCAGTCGATCAAGGAGTTCAAGAAGGCCCAGGTCATGGATGAGGACGACGACGATGACGAGGACGGGAACGACCGGAAAAAAAAGACGGGTTCACCGAAACTCGCCTCGACTTCGAAAAAAGCGCCTTCCGACAACTGA
- a CDS encoding permease produces the protein MEWLQNLFAHESVARTVILLGVAGGAGIALGKIKICNIGLGAAGVLFAGLALGHFKLSFDHNVLEFVREFGLILFVYTLGLQIGPGFFASLRSRGLILNGFAAAIVLFGVAVAALWIGTGMVGVPAGVGLLSGATTNTPSLAAAGQALGEVGAPDDATAIQGLAYAIAYPFGIIGIILTMILVRVWFRVNVKKEVEDAEASHLPSVPKPTTRNFEVRNVNLDGRKLSEVPGLAGSGVVISRFSRSGVVEVARPDTRLQLGDILHAVGPEAGLDSVKIVIGAETGVDLKTIPGTVTNQRLIVTKSAVFGKPLAGLSTFAQHHVVVTRVQRQGLEFTPAPGFRLQFGDVLMVVGEPAQIEAVAADLGNSRKALDLPQPMPFFFGIALGVLFGSIPLFIPGLPAAVKLGLAGGPLVVAILLSRLTTTGPLVWHMPHNANHMLREIGITMFLAAVGIKSGEKFVSVLLGADGLRWMLYGAVITIVPLLVVAVTARLWKKVNYAELCGMLAGSMTDPPALAFAHQSTGSDAPGVAYATVYPLTMLLRIFTGQLLVFLLYKTATGG, from the coding sequence ATGGAATGGCTTCAAAACCTCTTCGCTCATGAATCCGTCGCCCGCACGGTCATCCTTCTCGGAGTCGCCGGCGGCGCGGGCATCGCTCTCGGAAAAATAAAAATCTGCAACATCGGGCTCGGCGCGGCCGGCGTCCTTTTCGCCGGACTGGCGCTCGGGCACTTCAAGCTGAGTTTCGATCACAACGTCCTCGAATTCGTGCGCGAGTTCGGGCTGATTCTTTTTGTCTACACGCTCGGGTTGCAGATCGGGCCCGGTTTTTTCGCCTCGCTGCGTTCGCGCGGGCTGATCCTCAACGGTTTTGCCGCGGCCATCGTGTTGTTCGGCGTCGCCGTCGCCGCCCTGTGGATCGGCACCGGCATGGTCGGGGTGCCCGCCGGCGTGGGCCTGCTCTCCGGCGCCACCACCAACACCCCGAGCCTCGCGGCGGCGGGGCAGGCGCTCGGGGAGGTCGGCGCGCCCGACGACGCCACCGCCATCCAGGGTCTCGCCTACGCCATCGCCTACCCGTTCGGCATCATCGGCATCATCCTCACGATGATCCTCGTGCGCGTATGGTTCCGGGTGAATGTGAAAAAGGAAGTCGAGGACGCCGAGGCCTCCCACCTGCCTTCCGTGCCGAAACCGACCACCCGCAACTTCGAGGTGCGCAACGTCAACCTCGACGGCCGCAAGCTCTCGGAAGTCCCCGGCCTCGCCGGCTCGGGCGTGGTCATCTCGCGCTTCTCGCGCAGCGGCGTCGTCGAGGTGGCCCGGCCCGACACGCGCCTGCAGCTCGGCGACATCCTCCACGCCGTCGGCCCGGAGGCCGGACTCGATTCCGTGAAAATCGTCATCGGCGCCGAAACCGGCGTGGACCTCAAGACGATCCCCGGCACGGTGACCAACCAGCGCCTGATCGTGACCAAGTCGGCCGTTTTCGGCAAACCGCTGGCCGGCCTCTCCACCTTCGCGCAACACCATGTAGTGGTCACGCGGGTACAACGCCAGGGGCTCGAGTTCACGCCTGCGCCCGGTTTCCGCCTGCAGTTCGGCGACGTGCTCATGGTGGTCGGCGAGCCGGCGCAGATCGAGGCCGTGGCCGCCGATCTCGGCAACTCGCGCAAGGCGCTCGACCTGCCGCAGCCCATGCCGTTTTTCTTCGGCATCGCCCTCGGCGTGCTCTTCGGCTCGATCCCGCTGTTCATCCCGGGCCTGCCGGCGGCGGTGAAGCTCGGCCTGGCCGGCGGACCGCTCGTGGTGGCCATCCTGCTCTCGCGCCTGACGACGACGGGGCCGCTCGTCTGGCACATGCCGCACAACGCCAACCACATGTTGCGCGAGATCGGCATCACGATGTTCCTGGCGGCGGTCGGCATCAAGTCGGGCGAGAAATTCGTGTCCGTGCTGCTCGGCGCCGACGGCCTGCGCTGGATGCTTTACGGCGCCGTCATCACCATCGTGCCGCTCCTCGTCGTCGCCGTGACCGCGCGGCTCTGGAAAAAGGTCAACTACGCCGAACTCTGCGGCATGCTCGCCGGCAGCATGACCGATCCGCCCGCGCTCGCCTTCGCACACCAGTCCACCGGCAGCGATGCTCCCGGCGTGGCCTACGCGACCGTGTACCCGCTGACCATGCTGCTGCGCATTTTTACCGGACAGCTCCTGGTGTTTCTCCTCTACAAGACCGCGACCGGCGGGTGA